Proteins encoded in a region of the Stieleria neptunia genome:
- a CDS encoding lactonase family protein: MTSVVSVPAAAETVDVWFGTSTSRRGPSKGIYHGKFDTDSGKLTDVELAAEVGSPGFLAKHPSGKMLYAAASDDGTPAIVAYAIEGGGGEATLVKDSSVPIGDGGAAHVSVSRDGKVVLSAQYGAGSTACFSLDDSGSLVKRTDLQKHPVGSGVIPNRQDTAHAHWTGTSPDDRFAFVPDLGLDKVVIYKLDTSNASLQPHGYGICPPGSGPRHMKFHPNEKTIYVLNELALSVTVFDYDAQAGTMTPIQTIETLSEAVKAKEVFNSSSEIRVHPNGKFVYAANRGNDTITVYSVDASTGKLSLVEVEPIRGAWPRNFNLDPSGKWLLAAGQASNTVAIFKINQDTGELQFTRDAVYVPSSICVLF, translated from the coding sequence ATGACGTCTGTTGTTTCGGTCCCCGCCGCCGCCGAGACGGTCGATGTTTGGTTCGGAACCTCGACGTCGCGACGGGGACCCAGCAAGGGGATCTATCACGGGAAGTTCGACACCGACAGCGGCAAGCTGACCGACGTGGAACTCGCGGCCGAAGTCGGCAGCCCGGGGTTCTTGGCGAAACACCCCAGCGGCAAGATGCTTTACGCCGCCGCCAGCGATGACGGGACGCCAGCGATCGTCGCCTACGCAATCGAAGGCGGTGGCGGAGAGGCGACGCTGGTCAAAGACAGCAGTGTGCCGATCGGCGACGGCGGCGCGGCTCATGTTTCGGTCAGCCGCGATGGCAAAGTCGTCTTGTCGGCGCAGTACGGGGCGGGATCGACCGCCTGCTTTTCGCTGGACGATTCAGGCAGCCTGGTCAAACGAACCGATCTGCAAAAACACCCGGTCGGATCCGGCGTGATCCCGAACCGCCAGGACACCGCTCACGCCCACTGGACGGGAACCTCACCGGATGATCGTTTCGCCTTCGTTCCCGACCTGGGGTTGGACAAGGTCGTCATCTACAAACTGGATACCAGCAACGCCAGCTTGCAGCCGCACGGTTACGGCATCTGCCCTCCCGGCAGTGGGCCACGGCACATGAAGTTCCATCCGAACGAAAAGACGATCTACGTGCTCAACGAGTTGGCACTCTCGGTCACGGTGTTCGATTACGACGCCCAGGCCGGGACGATGACGCCCATCCAAACGATCGAAACGCTGAGCGAAGCGGTCAAGGCGAAGGAGGTCTTCAACAGTTCCTCCGAGATTCGCGTTCATCCCAATGGCAAGTTTGTCTACGCGGCCAATCGCGGCAACGACACGATCACGGTTTATTCCGTTGACGCATCGACGGGCAAGTTAAGCCTGGTCGAAGTCGAACCGATTCGCGGCGCGTGGCCGAGGAATTTTAACTTGGATCCGTCGGGCAAGTGGTTGCTGGCCGCCGGTCAAGCTTCCAACACGGTCGCGATTTTTAAGATCAACCAAGACACCGGCGAGTTGCAGTTCACCCGAGACGCGGTCTATGTCCCCAGTTCGATTTGCGTGCTGTTTTAG